A window from Thermomonas aquatica encodes these proteins:
- a CDS encoding mitochondrial fission ELM1 family protein has translation MSATLALHDGRAGNARQALALARALDAEAGECLLLPHAPWRWLAPRALPGAAGAFGSGFDAQAARPPQLAIGCGRQAALATRLLRARGSKAVQVLDPRIDTRHWDLVVAPQHDGLRGGNVIPMLGSLNPIDDLWLAQARRDAPQIAVLPAPHTLLLVGAPSKHVALCDSDFESLLRQLAQRARDEHGSFSAVASRRTPARWREMLAKLPADVPGIRWRDARDGDNPYAGLLAHAQRIVCTPDSVNMLSEAAATLAPVFVWSAGIASGRLRVFLDALRASGRVRDLDTALAPFAAEPLRETARVADEVRRRLSDAGLQVRNSGQ, from the coding sequence GTGAGCGCCACCCTCGCCCTGCACGATGGCCGCGCCGGCAATGCCCGCCAGGCGCTGGCGCTGGCGCGGGCGCTGGATGCCGAGGCCGGCGAATGCCTCCTGCTGCCGCACGCGCCATGGCGATGGCTGGCGCCGCGTGCCCTGCCCGGCGCGGCTGGCGCATTCGGCAGCGGATTCGATGCGCAGGCCGCACGGCCGCCGCAACTCGCCATCGGCTGTGGCCGGCAGGCGGCGCTGGCTACGCGGCTGTTGCGCGCCCGCGGCAGCAAGGCGGTGCAAGTCCTCGACCCGCGCATCGACACCCGCCATTGGGATCTCGTGGTCGCGCCGCAGCACGACGGGTTGCGCGGCGGCAACGTCATTCCGATGCTGGGCAGCCTGAACCCGATCGACGACCTGTGGCTGGCGCAGGCGCGCCGCGATGCGCCGCAGATTGCCGTCCTGCCCGCACCGCACACGCTGCTGCTGGTCGGCGCGCCCAGCAAGCATGTCGCACTGTGCGACAGCGACTTCGAATCGCTGCTGCGGCAACTCGCGCAACGCGCCCGCGACGAGCACGGCAGCTTCAGCGCGGTCGCCTCACGGCGCACGCCCGCACGCTGGCGCGAAATGCTGGCGAAGCTTCCCGCGGACGTGCCCGGCATCCGCTGGCGCGACGCGCGCGATGGCGACAATCCGTATGCCGGCCTGCTCGCCCATGCGCAACGCATCGTCTGCACGCCGGATTCGGTGAACATGCTCAGCGAGGCGGCGGCGACCTTGGCGCCGGTGTTCGTGTGGTCGGCCGGCATCGCCAGCGGACGGCTGCGGGTGTTCCTCGATGCCTTGCGCGCCAGCGGGCGCGTGCGCGACCTCGATACTGCGCTGGCGCCGTTCGCGGCGGAACCCCTGCGCGAAACCGCGCGGGTCGCGGACGAGGTGCGCCGGCGGTTGTCCGATGCCGGCCTGCAAGTGCGTAACTCCGGCCAATGA